DNA from Fibrobacter sp.:
TGCCCCATTGTTGTTTTACGGGCTTCAGCCATTCTTTTAAAATTTCCAATATAATCTTTCAATTGGAAGTAAACGAAATACAATGAGAAATATTCTTTAGGAGTAACTTTGAAAATGTGTTGATTCAAACCACCTTTAACACCATTCCACATCATCACTTCTAAAGATGCTGACCATGAGAATAGTAAATCACCAGGATTGACAATAACTTTTTCGGGGATGTCACTTCTTACAAACTCGGTGTCGGCGGTAATGCCTTCATGCATTTCTCGGATTTTGATAACAGGCAATTTATATTTTTCTGTTGTCGGTCTATATTTCTGACAAGCCAGTCCATTTGTAAAATCAGCAATTCGATAAAGATTATCAATTTCCCAACCTACAGGGATGTTGCGGTTGAGGGTTTTGTTGTAGGTGGTTTGGTGGCCGGCGCATTGGAGGAAGGTGTAGTCGTAGATTGTTTTGGCGGTTTGTTCCAGCACGCGATTCTGGGCTCGGAGATTTTCAATATAATCATCTAGCGCCGAAAGGACCGCAGCAATTTTCTTTTGCTCCGAAAGCGAGGGCACAAAAATTGGAAAATCTGCTATTTGTTTACCACTTATATGAGGGATCGAAGAGCCTGTCTTTATAGTATTCACATATTCAATAAATCTAGGCGAAGAAATATACTGCCAAATATATTTCTGGTCATACCCTTTTTTTGCGCGAACACAAGCAACTCGCTGAACAAGAATTAATGGTAAGTCTTCTTTTTTTACAATTGCAAAATTTTTCCCAACTTTCGACCCATCCATTCCAATCACTATATCATACTCTTTCAAATAATACGGTGTCAAACCATCTGTTAAATCACTCCACCAACGAGAGTCGTTTCCAAATCTTAAAAATCGTTCCGATACATTCATCCCCCGAACAAGACGAACCCCGTTTCCTTCTGTATTGAATTTTTCACTTTCAAAAGGAAACCCCACTAATATGTCCGCCACATCACCCAACTTATACTTTGTCATTTCCATACCATCACCTTCCTCGAAGGATTCTTTCTGATCGAATTATTCTGAACTCTTTTTCTATACGATCTTTTTTCGTTCCTTCAAAAATGGGAAAAGGAGAAGCGTTCGCTCTTCTTTCCGCTTCCTGCCAATCAAGTTGTTCTTGGCATTTTTCTTGTTTTCGCTTCAGCTCAACCAATTGCTCTTTTTCTTCTTTTTTTTTCTCAGTCTGTTCTGCAAATTCAAGTTGTTTTTTTGCAAGCTCTCTTGAAACCTTAATAGAATGTATTGACACAAAAAGAGCTATCAAACTAATGAGGATAGCGATAACGTTCACAATCACTTCCATATTCACTTCCCCACGAATTTCAAATTGGCGAGCTGTTTCTGAATTTGCTTATCCAGTGTGACACCTTCTTTGGAAAGGGTTTCTAGTTCCTTGGCGAAGCCCTTTATCTTGGCCTTGAATTCTTCGGGAGTAATCTCTACGTATTCCACCTTGATATCAAAGTATTGGCCTGCGCTCAGACTGTAGCCCTTTTCCCTGATATCCTTGTATGTCACGGCAACAGAGAAATCTTCCACCGTTTTCTTTTTGCGGAAGGTGGTTACAATCTTCTCGATTTCTTCGGAGCGTAAACGACGCTTCTGGTTGTTGCCTTCCTTGTATTCTTCACCAAGCTTGCTGGCATCAATCAAAATCACCTTGTCGGAATCTTTCTTGGGCGATTTGTCGAAGAACAGCACAGAAACGTTGGTTCCGGTATTCGCAAACACGTTACTCGGCATGCTGACCACGCCACTAACGATATGCTTGTCGGTAATGTATTCCAGAATTTTCTTTTCAACACCGGACTTGCTGGTAATAAAGCCCGTAGGGATAACGATTGCGCCCTTTCCTTCGGCCTTTATGGAATTAATCACGTGCTGGATAAAGCAGGTGTAAATGGCCATCTTGGGTTTGTTGGGGTCAACCTTCTTTACCTTGTTGGGGATTCCCGCCCAAAAGCGGACACTGTCTGCCGCCAGGGTGTCGGAATACTCAGGGAAATCAAGCTTGAACGGCGGATTACTTACCACAAAGTCAAACTTCTTGAGGCTTCCATCCTTTTCTACATGGGCGGGTTCCAAAAGGGTATTCCCCTGCACCACATTAGGCAAACTGCCTACCAGATTGTTCAAGATTAAATTCAGTCGCAGCATTTCGCTGGACTTGTCCGAAATATCCTGGCTGTAAATGGAGCAGCGGTCCTCGCCCACCTGGTGCGCAAGCGCCATAAGGAGCGTGCCGGTACCAGCACTGGGGTCGTAACAGGTTGCTCCCTTGTATTCGGTTTCGGGATCCACCAAAAGTTGAGCCATCACCTGGGCAATTGCTCGGGGAGTAAAGTATTCCGCATACTTACCGCCACCGGCATTGTTGTAATCCTTAATCAGGTATTCAAAAATGCCGCTGAAAAAGTCATACTTTTCGTTAAAAACTTCTTCAAAGTTAAATTCCGCGATGTTCTTTACCAACGCCTTGGCAAAATCATCGCGCTTACCAATGTCAGTGACATAGGGCGTAACGGCAGCAAAGATATTCACCTTCGCCTTGCCCGAAGTCACCACCGAAAACTGGTCCTGGTTATAGGTCGCGATATCAACCAAAGTGGAATCTAGCAACGCCGAGAAATCGCCCTGAGTCGAAGCATTGTATAAATGGCTCAAAGTCTGATGCGGCTTGATTAAGGGGATGCCTCCGCCCATATAAGAGAACAAATCCTCGACTTCTTCGTCGGTAAAGGAATCGTATTCAACATCCCACTTTTCCGCTTTGCTCAAGCGCTTTTTATAAGGAGTCTTTTGGTTCTTGGCTTCAAAGGCAAACTTGTCGTTAAAGAACTTGTAAAGGAAAATCTCCGTGATTATCTTGTATTCGTTGCCGCCATTTGCAAGGCCATACGCACCCGTCGTACTTTTAAGGGAATCAATAAGGGCTATGGTTTTGGCTTTGAGTTCTTCGGTGTTCATTTACACTCCATAACTATTATACTGATTGATGTATTCATTAGAAATCAGGTTGCTAATGAATTTGCGGTCATCAAGACTTGCAGTCAAATCAAGGTCCATGAACTTGTGGCTTACGCAGCCCAAAATATCCTTACGGAGTTTGTCCTCGTTTTCCACAATTCCCGGATTCTTTTCAAACAGGTCGTCGGCAGAGTCCTTGATTTCGATAAGGCTTTTCTGAATTTCGAATTCTTCCTTAGCAAGCAAGGGTCTTTCCTTCTTATCGCTTTGGGCACGCACTTCATTTGCTTCTACAATTCGCTTGTGAATGCGGACAAATTTCTCATCGTCCTTGTAATGGGACTTTAGCGCGCGATTCTTGCGATTGATTTCCTTGATTTTAGACATTACGTCTTTCAAGTAGAAAATGCTGCCTTCGGCTTCAGTTTTGTCTTTAGGAATGTAGCCGTGTTCCCTGAAATACTTTTTGAATTCTTCAATAAGGTTGACAAACTTGTCTTCTTTCTTATCGAAGTTGGCATCAAATTCGGCACGGACCTTTTCGGCTTCTTCCCTAAGGCTATTGATGATAATCTTGAGTTCTTCTGAAATGCCCTTGCGGAATTCAAAATCCAGACTATCAAGAATCGTATTGATTATGCCCGACACATCTTCGCTATGGTCGTTGCCTTCCTTGAAGTTAATAGCAGCAATACGGCGTTCCACTTCACGCAGCAAAACAGGAATGCCACCGGGCAGCATGTTCTTATACTTGTCCTGCAGTTCAACGTTCCCGCTGGAACGGATTCTGTTGCCCAGGCCCTTTGCATCTTCAAGAATTTTACGAAGGTGGTACAAAGGTTCCTTGTCTTCAATTCCATCAATGACTTCGCGGAATTCTTCGTAATTCTCGGTAGGGAAATTCCACAAGAAATCCGTCAGTTCCTTAATCTGCAGCTTGACTTCTTCGGGATTTTCAATAATCACCTGGCCCGGGTCAGCGGAAAGTTCCAAGCCAGAATCTTCTGTAGTCTTGTTCAGTTCCCGCAGGTAACGGTCGTTGGTGGCATCAAAGTTTTCCTTGATGTCAACAAAGTCCACCACGTAGCCGTATTTGAAATCCTTATACGGGCGATTGACACGAGTCAGCGCCTGCAACAAATCGTGACCATCGAGTTTGCGACCAAGATACAACTTTTTCAAGCGGTTTGCGTCAAAACCCGTAAGCAACATTTTATTGACAATCAAAAAGTCCGTCGTCATGTTCTTCTTGTAGTCAACAATGTATTCCTTGCGTTCCTTCTTGTCTCCTTCGTCATGGAGAATCAGGGACGCCTTCAACGGTTTTTCAAAGAAAGAAGCGTTGTAATGCATCAGCTTTTCTGCCGCCATGTTTGCGACTTCTTCTCTCTTTTTCTCAATGACGCTTAATGCAAAATCGTAGCGTTCGTTCCACAACTCAAAAAGTTTACGGGCCTGGTCGTTGGTTTTGCAAACAATCATCGCACCAATAGACTTGTCGTCGCATTCAACGCGGAAAGAGGTAAAATCATCGATGATATAATCCAGCAAGGCGTTCAAATACTTTGGATGCTCAATGATTTTATCCTTATCGATATCGCTCTTTTTGACTTGAATCTGGTTTGCCGAATTGTTTTCAAGCTCATCAAGAATCCCCTGCAAAGTTTCTTTGTAGTGGGTTTCAATGGGTTCACGCATCAACTTAAGCGTGTAACCGTCCGCAATTGACTTGTCGTAATAGTAGGTGTGAATGTAATCGCCAAACACGCGCCAGGATTCACGTTCTTCACGAAGCAGCGGAGTGCCCGTAAGGGCGAGCTTTATTGCATGTTTGTCGGCACTCAAAAGGTTTGCAAGGAACGCACCTTCGGGATTGTAACCTCGGTGAGCCTCGTCAATAAAGAATATTCGTTGCAGGTTTGTGTTGTAGCCCGCAGAAATATCTACTGGGGCCTTGTCTTCGGCAAATTTCTGGATATTCACCACGGTGATTTCCAGCCTACCGTCGGCACTTTTTACCAGCTGCGTATTCTTGATATCTGCCATGAGTTGTGCGCGGTCTTCTACAGTCTGCACAACAAGTCCACGAGCGGCAAACTCGTCGCACGCCTGTTCCATCAGGTCGATTCTATCCACGATGAAATAGAACTTGGCGGGAATAGACTTCTTCGCAAAATAGTCGGTGAGGCTCTTTACGGAGTAATAAGCCAAAGCCGTCTTGCCGGAGCCCTGCGTATGCCAAATGATTCCACTCTTTACGCCTTCATCCAATTTTTTACGGATGGCAAAAGAAGCGAAAAGTTGCTGGTAACGCATTACATGTTTTTCAAGCGTCTTAATCTTTTCGCCGTCGTCTTTTTCGACAGTCTTTTCTACATAGGCAAAACCATAACGAAGCAGGAACAAGAAACGTTCCTTGCTCAGCAACGAAGTCAGAATGCGGTTCGTGGGAGTAGTCACCTTGCAATTCGTAGCATACTCCGGATGGCACTTGAGGGAAAGGCAATTTCTGTGCTTAAGAATCAGTTTTTCAGTGTCTTCCGAAACCTCTTGATACGAATACTTGGGGCCAAACTTTTCGTCTTCTTCGCGGAACACATTGAAAAACGCTTTCTGCTTACCAATGCAGGCGTAGAACGCACCCTGGACAGGAACACGATTCGCATTGTCGTATTCTTGATTGTTGCTAAAAATCATCAGCTGGGTGATGTTCAGAAAACGCCTAAAACTTTTGTTGGGCAAACGTTTCTGGTTAGTACGGCTTTGCTCGGCAACAATGCCTTCCGCATTATTCGGCTTTTTCACTTCGATAAAAGCCAAAGGCAACCCGTTCACAAAACACGTTATATCTGGGCGGAAACTATCACCCGTCTCCTGATTCTCGCAAGGAAGTTCCGTCGTCACGAGCCAGCTATTGTTCTCCGGATTTTCGAAATCAATCAGCTTGATTCCAGAATTCGAAGAAAGCACCTGGTAAAATTCACGACCAAGATCGTCGCTGCCAAGCTTGCTCAACGCAAACTTCGCAAAAATTTGAAGGTCGTGGAGCTTTTGCTCCGGATTTAAACGAACAAGTGCTTTTAGGAATTCATCGGTAAGAACGTTATTGTTCTTGTCTAGCCTACCTACCGGAGTTTCTTCGCCGCATTCAGCAAAATAGGTGTAACCCAAACGGCACAGATGAAGTGCCGCCGGGACCTGAACTCTAGTACATTCGTTAAATCCAGCCATAATCTTTAACTCAAAAACCGGCTTGCCCAAGAGGGCAAACCTTATGTTGACAATATACCTTAATAATATGGGGGATAATTCTATGTTTTTGGAGAAATAGCGTTTTTCAGGAAAAAAGCTCTCTCCGACATCAGTTTTCGGACGTAACAGACGCCAATAAGTAAAATTATTTTAACTAAATGCTATTTTTGGCCTAAAAACGGCAAATCATCCACCATTGTTCAAAAACTTTTGAACATTTTTATTAAATCGCTATTGACTCGTGCTTTTTGATATTGTATATTTGAACATAGAAAATAAATCAAAATTCAAACACAACAACATCAGTAAATCACGAGGCGCCGCCATGAAAAACAACATCCTTAAGTTAGAAATGTTCGAAGCCGTATGCAAGTGCGGCCACGTCGGGAAATCGCATTACGTAATCATCAGTTTCCCCTTGATGGCGCAGTCCAAGAAAGACGCCGCCAGAATCGCTCGCGGGATGCCGCGCGTAAAGCACGACTACCAAGATGCCATTTTGAACGTTTTCAATATTGACCAGAAGCGCTACTTTGAACTGCTTGAAACCAACGACCGCGACCCCTATCTTCATTGCACCTGCATTCAGGATCAGAATATGCTCGACCTGTCTGACCGATTAATGGACGAAGACCGTTCGAATCATTACACTTCCCGCAAAGAAGAAAACAAAAAGTCATTCTATTGCAACAAGCAAAAAATCCGCAACCAGAAAAAATACATGACTCGTTACTACGACTTTGAGAAAATCAGCAACTACAACACCATTGAATACAACGACATTGCATAATGGAGACAACCATGACGAAAAAAAGATTAGGCGACATTTCTAAAATTACCGGTGGCCAAATCACTTCCAGGCTGGAAAAGAAAGAAATCGACGATCTCTTTGAGATTGTACGCGAATCCGACAAGCCAAAGATTACATGCGAAGCTCTTGTTCTTGTACCCAGAGCAATTTCGAATGGTTTTGTGGACAAATCTTCTTTGATGAAAATCGTTTGCGAAAAAGAAACCAAAAAAGAACTCGACGCAACGGACTTGACTTCATACGTTGACGAAAGCAAAATTACGAAAGCAAACACTTTGGTTTTGAAGTTGTCCACGCCGTACGACGCCTGCGTTATCACGAAAGATGACGAGAACCTGATCGTCTCATCTTTTTGCGCATCCCTGACGCTTACGGATAAAGACGTTGAC
Protein-coding regions in this window:
- a CDS encoding restriction endonuclease subunit S; the encoded protein is MTKKRLGDISKITGGQITSRLEKKEIDDLFEIVRESDKPKITCEALVLVPRAISNGFVDKSSLMKIVCEKETKKELDATDLTSYVDESKITKANTLVLKLSTPYDACVITKDDENLIVSSFCASLTLTDKDVDLLYVLAFLNSKPYQDQIKDLAAGSAIPLISVGAIENVQIPLPSKEEQKQIGKDFINTMKKIKLINKVIALESEKMNSIFYGMEG
- a CDS encoding type I restriction endonuclease subunit R, whose amino-acid sequence is MAGFNECTRVQVPAALHLCRLGYTYFAECGEETPVGRLDKNNNVLTDEFLKALVRLNPEQKLHDLQIFAKFALSKLGSDDLGREFYQVLSSNSGIKLIDFENPENNSWLVTTELPCENQETGDSFRPDITCFVNGLPLAFIEVKKPNNAEGIVAEQSRTNQKRLPNKSFRRFLNITQLMIFSNNQEYDNANRVPVQGAFYACIGKQKAFFNVFREEDEKFGPKYSYQEVSEDTEKLILKHRNCLSLKCHPEYATNCKVTTPTNRILTSLLSKERFLFLLRYGFAYVEKTVEKDDGEKIKTLEKHVMRYQQLFASFAIRKKLDEGVKSGIIWHTQGSGKTALAYYSVKSLTDYFAKKSIPAKFYFIVDRIDLMEQACDEFAARGLVVQTVEDRAQLMADIKNTQLVKSADGRLEITVVNIQKFAEDKAPVDISAGYNTNLQRIFFIDEAHRGYNPEGAFLANLLSADKHAIKLALTGTPLLREERESWRVFGDYIHTYYYDKSIADGYTLKLMREPIETHYKETLQGILDELENNSANQIQVKKSDIDKDKIIEHPKYLNALLDYIIDDFTSFRVECDDKSIGAMIVCKTNDQARKLFELWNERYDFALSVIEKKREEVANMAAEKLMHYNASFFEKPLKASLILHDEGDKKERKEYIVDYKKNMTTDFLIVNKMLLTGFDANRLKKLYLGRKLDGHDLLQALTRVNRPYKDFKYGYVVDFVDIKENFDATNDRYLRELNKTTEDSGLELSADPGQVIIENPEEVKLQIKELTDFLWNFPTENYEEFREVIDGIEDKEPLYHLRKILEDAKGLGNRIRSSGNVELQDKYKNMLPGGIPVLLREVERRIAAINFKEGNDHSEDVSGIINTILDSLDFEFRKGISEELKIIINSLREEAEKVRAEFDANFDKKEDKFVNLIEEFKKYFREHGYIPKDKTEAEGSIFYLKDVMSKIKEINRKNRALKSHYKDDEKFVRIHKRIVEANEVRAQSDKKERPLLAKEEFEIQKSLIEIKDSADDLFEKNPGIVENEDKLRKDILGCVSHKFMDLDLTASLDDRKFISNLISNEYINQYNSYGV
- a CDS encoding SAM-dependent DNA methyltransferase; translation: MNTEELKAKTIALIDSLKSTTGAYGLANGGNEYKIITEIFLYKFFNDKFAFEAKNQKTPYKKRLSKAEKWDVEYDSFTDEEVEDLFSYMGGGIPLIKPHQTLSHLYNASTQGDFSALLDSTLVDIATYNQDQFSVVTSGKAKVNIFAAVTPYVTDIGKRDDFAKALVKNIAEFNFEEVFNEKYDFFSGIFEYLIKDYNNAGGGKYAEYFTPRAIAQVMAQLLVDPETEYKGATCYDPSAGTGTLLMALAHQVGEDRCSIYSQDISDKSSEMLRLNLILNNLVGSLPNVVQGNTLLEPAHVEKDGSLKKFDFVVSNPPFKLDFPEYSDTLAADSVRFWAGIPNKVKKVDPNKPKMAIYTCFIQHVINSIKAEGKGAIVIPTGFITSKSGVEKKILEYITDKHIVSGVVSMPSNVFANTGTNVSVLFFDKSPKKDSDKVILIDASKLGEEYKEGNNQKRRLRSEEIEKIVTTFRKKKTVEDFSVAVTYKDIREKGYSLSAGQYFDIKVEYVEITPEEFKAKIKGFAKELETLSKEGVTLDKQIQKQLANLKFVGK
- a CDS encoding restriction endonuclease subunit S, which translates into the protein MEMTKYKLGDVADILVGFPFESEKFNTEGNGVRLVRGMNVSERFLRFGNDSRWWSDLTDGLTPYYLKEYDIVIGMDGSKVGKNFAIVKKEDLPLILVQRVACVRAKKGYDQKYIWQYISSPRFIEYVNTIKTGSSIPHISGKQIADFPIFVPSLSEQKKIAAVLSALDDYIENLRAQNRVLEQTAKTIYDYTFLQCAGHQTTYNKTLNRNIPVGWEIDNLYRIADFTNGLACQKYRPTTEKYKLPVIKIREMHEGITADTEFVRSDIPEKVIVNPGDLLFSWSASLEVMMWNGVKGGLNQHIFKVTPKEYFSLYFVYFQLKDYIGNFKRMAEARKTTMGHITTDHLNQSRIAIPDEETMKRFSSQVTPLFKKQLVNSQQIETLTTQRNTLLPLLMTGQIEV